A section of the Amycolatopsis sp. AA4 genome encodes:
- a CDS encoding OmpH family outer membrane protein, which yields MSETAAMKAELDALVREQADRRALREQKAEEIKAQSQEYMTKQVQAAERYVQHRRELGKRKTKSGWSTDRPSTDPPSAFDSDEFGNEPGSASPFAVTPNQPALRTEAPRRPARRPRPVEDDEDDDAFLNNRWRD from the coding sequence ATGAGCGAAACCGCCGCGATGAAGGCCGAACTGGACGCGCTGGTCCGGGAGCAGGCCGATCGCCGGGCGCTGCGCGAGCAGAAGGCCGAGGAGATCAAGGCGCAGTCCCAGGAGTACATGACCAAGCAGGTGCAGGCGGCCGAACGGTACGTCCAGCACCGGCGGGAATTGGGCAAGCGCAAGACCAAGTCCGGCTGGAGCACGGACCGGCCGAGCACCGACCCGCCCTCGGCGTTCGACTCCGACGAGTTCGGCAACGAGCCGGGTTCGGCCTCCCCGTTCGCGGTGACACCGAACCAGCCCGCCCTGCGGACCGAGGCACCGCGTCGTCCGGCGCGCCGCCCGCGTCCGGTGGAGGACGACGAGGACGACGACGCTTTCCTCAACAACCGCTGGCGCGATTGA
- a CDS encoding helix-turn-helix domain-containing protein: MGNRRRAVRQVSSVPETFGSRVRAMRIAEGLSLSEFARRLYYSKGHVSRVETGAQAPSPEFVRKCDAVLGAGGELIDLAGETERAARPAAAGATEEEVWVMTMMPEGGGSFNPVGRRDVLLGGMAVIAGLKVSGTGVVAVDAEAQLLQHRRLFDAARALGQSSSPDVVLPMVVGQAQALRTLATQVTGGALPKVASLAARTAEYAGWMAQESGDDAAAAWWTARAVRVSGVAGDDYLSSYALVRQALIAMYQGDGAETVALAQQAQERKNVPARILGLAAQREAQGRALAGDPDGCLRALDRARTWLQDPDGVPDGPVIGTSQVADPVGVATGWCLYDLGRPAEAAEVLDRELARIPLSAVRARTRFGLRLCLAYAASGELEQACRLAQPLLVQLAQLGSATIRTDLRKLAVVLRRWHAHPDVRAVGPELTAALSTAR, from the coding sequence ATGGGAAACCGACGAAGGGCGGTGCGCCAGGTGTCTTCCGTGCCGGAGACGTTCGGATCGAGAGTGCGAGCGATGCGGATCGCCGAAGGGCTTTCGCTGAGCGAGTTCGCCCGGCGGCTCTACTACAGCAAGGGCCACGTGAGCCGGGTCGAGACCGGTGCGCAGGCGCCGTCGCCGGAGTTCGTGCGGAAGTGCGACGCGGTGCTGGGGGCCGGGGGAGAGCTGATCGACCTCGCCGGGGAAACCGAGCGGGCTGCCCGGCCGGCCGCGGCCGGGGCAACCGAGGAGGAAGTGTGGGTGATGACGATGATGCCCGAGGGCGGCGGCTCGTTCAATCCGGTCGGACGGCGGGACGTGCTGCTCGGCGGAATGGCGGTGATCGCCGGGCTCAAGGTGTCCGGCACCGGCGTCGTGGCCGTGGACGCCGAGGCGCAATTGCTCCAGCACCGGCGTTTGTTCGACGCCGCGCGGGCGTTGGGCCAGTCCTCTTCGCCGGACGTCGTGCTGCCGATGGTGGTGGGGCAGGCGCAGGCGTTGCGCACGCTCGCCACGCAGGTCACCGGCGGGGCTCTGCCGAAGGTGGCCTCGCTGGCGGCACGGACGGCGGAGTACGCGGGCTGGATGGCCCAGGAGTCCGGCGACGACGCTGCCGCCGCTTGGTGGACCGCGCGGGCGGTGCGTGTCTCCGGGGTCGCCGGCGATGACTACCTGTCGAGTTACGCCTTGGTCCGGCAAGCCCTGATCGCCATGTACCAGGGGGACGGGGCGGAGACCGTCGCACTCGCGCAACAGGCGCAGGAAAGGAAAAACGTCCCGGCCCGGATACTCGGGCTCGCGGCACAGCGCGAAGCTCAAGGCCGCGCCCTCGCCGGTGATCCGGATGGCTGCCTGCGGGCGCTGGACCGGGCGCGAACCTGGCTGCAGGACCCCGACGGCGTGCCGGACGGACCGGTGATCGGCACGTCGCAGGTCGCCGATCCGGTCGGGGTCGCGACCGGCTGGTGCCTTTACGACCTCGGCCGCCCGGCGGAGGCAGCGGAAGTGCTGGACCGGGAACTCGCGCGGATCCCGCTCAGCGCCGTACGCGCTCGCACCCGGTTCGGCCTGCGCTTGTGCCTGGCCTACGCGGCGTCCGGCGAATTGGAGCAGGCGTGCCGCCTCGCGCAGCCGCTGCTGGTGCAGCTCGCCCAGCTCGGCTCCGCGACAATCCGCACCGATCTGCGGAAACTGGCGGTGGTGTTGCGAAGGTGGCACGCCCATCCGGACGTCCGTGCCGTAGGTCCCGAGCTGACCGCGGCCTTGAGCACGGCGAGATAA
- a CDS encoding LysR family transcriptional regulator, with translation MDAVDLTPGELRLLLAVERTGSFTAAAAELSLTQSAVSHAVRTCERKVGAILFDRGRTGARPTAAGARALVHARLILRQLDVLRAEARGAAAGALTGPLRIAAFRSAAAHLLPAALERLTAKHSGLHPQVLIVPELGRGTAGEVADGRADVAIATLGEDETPPTGLVAGELFREPYFLVNPGNQPEPRGLPLLDWPENCSSYTRSWWARQDWLPSTKMEVADDGVVLSMVAQGIGMAILPKLTLAAAPPGVSVTPIADPPTRRIGYVATYAGAQSLAVRELVRELRAVAELQAVEETGLTAPG, from the coding sequence ATGGATGCTGTCGACCTCACGCCGGGCGAGCTGCGCCTGCTGCTCGCGGTGGAGCGCACCGGCAGCTTCACCGCCGCGGCCGCCGAGCTGAGCCTGACTCAGTCCGCGGTCTCGCACGCCGTCCGGACCTGCGAACGCAAGGTCGGCGCCATCCTGTTCGACCGCGGCCGCACCGGCGCCCGACCCACCGCGGCCGGTGCCCGCGCACTCGTGCACGCCCGGCTGATCCTGCGCCAACTCGACGTCCTTCGCGCGGAAGCCCGAGGCGCGGCCGCCGGGGCACTGACCGGTCCGTTGCGCATCGCCGCTTTCCGCAGCGCCGCCGCACATCTCCTGCCCGCGGCACTGGAACGCTTGACCGCCAAGCATTCCGGTCTGCACCCGCAGGTCCTGATCGTCCCCGAACTGGGCCGCGGCACCGCGGGCGAGGTCGCCGACGGCCGCGCGGACGTCGCCATCGCCACCCTCGGCGAGGACGAAACCCCACCGACCGGTTTGGTCGCCGGGGAACTGTTCCGGGAGCCGTACTTCCTGGTCAACCCAGGAAACCAGCCCGAACCGCGCGGCCTGCCGCTGCTTGACTGGCCGGAAAACTGCTCCTCCTACACCCGCTCCTGGTGGGCCCGGCAGGACTGGCTGCCTTCCACGAAAATGGAAGTCGCCGACGACGGGGTGGTCCTTTCCATGGTGGCGCAAGGGATCGGCATGGCGATCCTGCCGAAACTCACGCTCGCCGCCGCCCCGCCGGGCGTCTCGGTCACCCCGATCGCCGACCCGCCCACGCGGCGGATCGGATACGTCGCGACTTACGCGGGTGCGCAATCCCTCGCGGTGCGCGAGTTGGTCCGGGAATTGCGCGCGGTGGCCGAGTTGCAGGCGGTCGAGGAGACCGGCCTTACCGCACCGGGGTGA
- a CDS encoding zinc finger Ran-binding domain-containing protein codes for MPDKADWSCDSCHTNNYAQQSTCRVCGREAGSATGELALPDHRPLAISAEETVAFVESKHTEAERPTIALAPKPPPPMRPPPPKALPKPPSCTPRPYVRRRRKRRVFPWVMLGVFGFLALVYGSDFLANLGSQLRQPPQTSATAPCPAEAAQWLPDSGAGASLVARYDTGKHLVTICVGSDGSYRYNGQIKGKPVTAENHVSLPADKTSAGFTASNGDYHYEISGLDLTVRYRDRVIGREQLTPVR; via the coding sequence ATGCCGGACAAAGCTGATTGGTCGTGCGACTCCTGCCATACGAACAACTACGCACAACAGTCGACGTGCCGGGTCTGCGGCCGGGAAGCCGGCAGCGCGACCGGAGAACTGGCCCTGCCCGACCATCGTCCGCTCGCGATCTCGGCCGAGGAAACCGTCGCGTTCGTGGAATCCAAGCACACCGAAGCGGAGCGGCCGACGATCGCGCTGGCCCCGAAACCCCCGCCGCCGATGCGGCCGCCTCCGCCGAAGGCCCTGCCGAAGCCGCCGTCGTGCACTCCGCGCCCGTATGTCCGGCGCCGGAGGAAACGGCGGGTCTTCCCGTGGGTGATGCTGGGTGTCTTCGGCTTCCTGGCCCTCGTGTACGGCAGCGACTTCCTCGCCAACCTCGGCTCGCAGTTGCGGCAACCCCCGCAAACCTCGGCCACGGCACCGTGCCCGGCCGAGGCGGCCCAGTGGCTTCCCGACTCCGGAGCCGGAGCGAGTTTGGTGGCCAGGTACGACACCGGCAAGCACCTCGTGACGATCTGCGTCGGCTCGGACGGTTCCTACCGCTACAACGGCCAGATCAAGGGCAAACCGGTCACGGCGGAGAACCACGTCTCGCTTCCGGCCGACAAGACTTCCGCCGGATTCACTGCTTCCAACGGCGATTACCACTACGAGATCTCCGGACTCGACCTGACGGTCCGGTACCGCGACCGGGTCATCGGCCGGGAACAGCTCACCCCGGTGCGGTAA
- a CDS encoding NADP-dependent oxidoreductase produces the protein MSLTAVRQVRRPEGAPSAADFEFVTQPLPDLADGQVLVENRYLSVDPYMREFMEWGGWELGAGLEGRTIGEVVESKEPTLPVGTTVFHRHGWATHAVLTTADLRTITPADGVPLSAYLGILGGTGLTAYVGLTRIAQVRPGDDVFISAAAGAVGSAAGQLARLLGAQRIVGSAGSAAKVEHLTRDLGFDAAFNYHDGPVTDLLAKAAPDGIDVYFDNVGGDHLAAAIDALRDHGRVAWCGSVAQYNSLRTPPSAPHNLFDVVGKSLRIEGFLVRNHLDAREEFEEFVVPHVRSGRVLVNETVAEGFSGIVDAFIGMLCGENVGKMLVRV, from the coding sequence GTGTCCCTGACCGCCGTCCGCCAGGTCCGCCGCCCCGAGGGCGCGCCGAGTGCCGCTGATTTCGAGTTCGTCACCCAGCCGCTGCCGGACCTCGCCGACGGACAGGTGCTGGTCGAGAACCGTTACCTGTCCGTCGATCCGTATATGCGCGAGTTCATGGAGTGGGGTGGCTGGGAACTCGGCGCGGGTCTCGAAGGACGCACGATCGGCGAGGTCGTCGAGTCGAAGGAGCCGACGCTGCCGGTCGGCACGACGGTGTTCCACCGGCACGGCTGGGCGACCCACGCCGTCCTCACCACCGCCGACCTCCGGACGATCACCCCGGCGGACGGCGTTCCGCTCAGCGCCTACCTGGGCATTCTCGGTGGGACCGGGCTCACCGCGTACGTCGGCCTGACCCGGATCGCGCAGGTCCGTCCCGGCGACGACGTGTTCATCTCCGCCGCGGCCGGTGCGGTCGGCAGCGCGGCCGGACAGCTCGCCCGGTTGCTTGGCGCACAACGGATCGTCGGCAGCGCCGGGTCCGCGGCGAAGGTCGAGCACCTAACTCGCGATCTCGGTTTCGACGCCGCCTTCAACTACCACGACGGCCCGGTCACCGATCTGCTCGCGAAAGCGGCTCCGGACGGGATCGACGTGTATTTCGACAATGTCGGCGGCGATCACCTGGCTGCCGCGATCGACGCCCTCCGCGACCACGGCCGGGTCGCCTGGTGCGGTTCGGTCGCGCAGTACAACAGTCTGCGCACGCCACCGAGCGCGCCGCACAACCTGTTCGACGTCGTCGGGAAAAGCCTTCGGATCGAAGGGTTTCTGGTGCGCAATCACCTGGACGCCCGCGAAGAGTTCGAGGAATTCGTGGTCCCGCACGTCCGCAGCGGGCGAGTGCTGGTGAATGAGACTGTGGCGGAAGGGTTTTCCGGCATCGTGGACGCGTTCATCGGGATGCTGTGCGGGGAGAACGTCGGGAAAATGCTCGTCCGGGTCTGA
- a CDS encoding toll/interleukin-1 receptor domain-containing protein has product MNQIFLNYRTVDERFGVALLDHELSRAFGPEAVFFASKSIELGSEWEQYLFDAVKASQALLVVIGRNWLNAADEDGNRLLDDPRDFVRREITTAFELGKRVIPVLLDTPRIPREELPAPLRQLADVQDARVHFRNAVPDIDRLATRLEQLVPELHRTASTGTATAAKFTAHAHQGGVVNQYDRVDVRGDFHAGPR; this is encoded by the coding sequence TTGAACCAGATTTTCCTCAACTACCGCACGGTCGACGAACGGTTCGGCGTGGCGCTGCTCGACCACGAACTGTCTCGCGCGTTCGGCCCGGAAGCCGTCTTTTTCGCTTCCAAGTCGATCGAACTCGGCTCCGAATGGGAGCAATACCTGTTCGACGCGGTCAAGGCCTCGCAGGCCCTGCTGGTGGTGATCGGGAGAAATTGGCTGAACGCCGCCGACGAGGACGGGAACCGGCTCCTCGACGACCCGCGCGACTTCGTCCGCCGGGAGATCACCACCGCATTCGAGCTGGGAAAACGCGTTATTCCGGTACTGCTGGACACTCCCCGGATTCCGCGCGAGGAGCTGCCCGCGCCGCTTCGCCAGCTCGCCGACGTGCAAGACGCCCGAGTCCACTTCCGCAACGCCGTGCCCGACATCGACCGCCTCGCCACCCGGCTGGAGCAGCTCGTTCCCGAACTGCACCGAACCGCCTCGACCGGGACCGCCACCGCCGCGAAGTTCACCGCCCACGCGCACCAGGGCGGCGTGGTCAACCAGTACGACCGGGTCGACGTGCGCGGCGACTTCCACGCCGGACCGCGCTGA
- a CDS encoding WXG100 family type VII secretion target → MADENKPKTWPDVKALLDNSAVPPELKDGLLRAWVNEHPNPGGDEGKDVEKYLKAYGRTFITIPKNPFEMPGGAPKLDEIYEEARRKGQQNSYNQDEKKKEVDKGKGELDKKQPPAPGEGKDAGATGTKTSDELFDPAAAALRVFETFGGLLEKIPDDCKGNTRKLDLDKDIRGPFDEQRGISFESFVNDAMHFKHGSETVKATLTDTGTELGTLFGTWTGAGADAASDRYNESIQKKAAKLGEDLSHASEATLHTTKTLFDLCKGKADQVIALYRDQVGKADYTMAQKVIAVANGEHGSVNDLAQIAGWMDYNFGTNLVDTLNDQGCCDDDEIQSHGKDLAKQWIMNQFNPDMWDTIYLGFEKACKDAKDLVDKAYDALDKEMGKLKNKFEGATDGGAGGAGGSGGPGGPGGGGPGGGGQGPGGGGQGGGPGSGGPGSGGQGPGGYGGGQGGYGGGSGSGHGGGTGGGTGGGSGSDIPQGDHSGGAGGGFGGGTGGGTGGGSGSGGGSGSGSGGGGGKVPDLDVPSEVPGGGPLGGGSGGGTGGGGPVDGPPIKTDSGGGSGSGGPGSGSGSGGSGGPDQGQSEEEAKQRAEEEAKQKAQAEAKQKAEAAMESLKKDSQGSHGGAPLGGPGGGEPGSPGPDGKGPDDKGSDGKGPDDKVPGDKGGGGSPGGGGPVDGPPIKTDPADGGPGGDDGKPGDGKPDDDKNHDGKPDEDGREVLKVKQGDKTFEMSEPDHDGKMDIKIGEGSGPVKDFKIDWSDDKSAHDGGDGQHGDEVHHPGPDGKIHLRDGDTKITAERPDGPNGPTVVTVDDGKGNPTTYTLGEEDKPHGTRPVDHGPEMPGDSTGHHAGDGPGQHPGDHKGPDGPGHGGASPSSHPVGRPSEGGPGPEISHTGDPLGGHPAGDPAHPAGDGPGQGASHGGGHHAGEPVQPLDHGVPSGAPGHPIQGGPGPEVSHTGVPAGIPSAPLHGGPVVGVDSTPVSGTHTGGGFSQPAGDHSGGGQPGGAGMPGMGAMGGGHGGGGGGGETERRAAYRVEGAVFDNLAEPASRITGSLDDDDDAPIIRTR, encoded by the coding sequence ATGGCGGACGAAAACAAGCCGAAGACGTGGCCGGATGTCAAGGCGCTGCTCGACAACTCGGCGGTGCCGCCGGAGCTGAAGGACGGGCTGCTCCGGGCGTGGGTCAACGAACATCCGAACCCGGGCGGCGACGAGGGCAAGGACGTCGAGAAGTACCTCAAGGCCTACGGGCGGACGTTCATCACCATCCCGAAGAATCCGTTCGAAATGCCGGGCGGCGCCCCGAAACTCGACGAGATCTACGAGGAGGCCCGGCGGAAGGGCCAGCAGAACAGCTACAACCAGGACGAGAAGAAGAAGGAAGTCGACAAGGGCAAGGGCGAGCTCGACAAGAAGCAGCCGCCCGCGCCCGGCGAGGGCAAGGACGCCGGGGCCACCGGCACCAAGACTTCCGACGAACTCTTCGACCCGGCGGCCGCCGCGCTGCGAGTGTTCGAGACCTTCGGCGGGCTGCTCGAGAAAATCCCCGACGACTGCAAGGGGAACACGCGCAAGCTCGACCTCGACAAGGACATCCGCGGTCCGTTCGACGAGCAGCGCGGGATCAGCTTCGAGAGTTTCGTCAACGACGCCATGCATTTCAAGCACGGCTCGGAAACCGTGAAGGCGACGCTGACCGACACCGGGACCGAACTCGGCACCCTGTTCGGGACCTGGACCGGCGCCGGTGCCGACGCGGCGTCGGACCGGTACAACGAGAGCATCCAGAAGAAGGCGGCGAAGCTGGGGGAGGACCTCAGCCACGCCAGCGAAGCGACGCTGCACACCACGAAGACGCTGTTCGACCTGTGCAAGGGGAAGGCCGACCAGGTCATCGCCCTGTACCGCGACCAGGTCGGCAAGGCTGATTACACGATGGCGCAGAAGGTCATCGCGGTCGCCAACGGCGAGCACGGCAGCGTCAACGACCTGGCCCAGATCGCCGGGTGGATGGACTACAACTTCGGCACCAACCTGGTCGACACCCTCAACGACCAGGGCTGCTGCGACGACGACGAGATCCAGAGCCACGGCAAGGACCTCGCCAAGCAGTGGATCATGAACCAGTTCAACCCCGACATGTGGGACACCATCTACCTGGGGTTCGAGAAGGCCTGCAAGGACGCCAAGGACCTCGTCGACAAGGCTTACGACGCCCTCGACAAGGAGATGGGCAAGCTCAAGAACAAGTTCGAGGGCGCCACGGACGGCGGAGCTGGCGGGGCCGGGGGCTCGGGTGGTCCCGGCGGGCCTGGTGGCGGTGGTCCTGGCGGTGGCGGTCAGGGGCCGGGCGGGGGCGGCCAAGGCGGCGGTCCGGGTTCTGGCGGTCCGGGTTCTGGCGGTCAGGGTCCGGGCGGTTACGGCGGTGGCCAGGGTGGCTACGGCGGTGGTTCCGGCAGCGGTCACGGTGGCGGCACTGGGGGTGGCACTGGCGGCGGGTCCGGTTCGGACATTCCGCAGGGCGACCACTCCGGCGGCGCGGGCGGCGGCTTTGGCGGCGGTACGGGAGGCGGCACCGGCGGCGGATCCGGTTCGGGTGGCGGTTCCGGCAGCGGATCCGGCGGAGGCGGCGGGAAAGTTCCCGACCTCGACGTCCCGTCCGAGGTGCCGGGCGGCGGTCCCCTCGGCGGGGGCTCGGGCGGCGGGACTGGCGGCGGCGGTCCGGTGGACGGCCCGCCGATCAAGACCGACTCCGGCGGCGGATCCGGCTCCGGCGGGCCTGGTTCCGGTTCGGGCTCGGGCGGTTCCGGGGGGCCGGACCAGGGCCAGTCCGAGGAAGAAGCCAAGCAGCGGGCCGAGGAAGAGGCCAAGCAGAAGGCTCAGGCGGAGGCGAAGCAAAAGGCCGAAGCCGCGATGGAGTCGCTGAAGAAGGACTCGCAGGGCAGTCACGGCGGCGCTCCCCTCGGCGGACCGGGCGGCGGCGAACCCGGTTCGCCCGGCCCCGACGGCAAGGGCCCGGACGACAAGGGTTCCGACGGCAAGGGCCCGGACGACAAGGTTCCCGGCGACAAGGGCGGCGGCGGTTCGCCCGGCGGCGGCGGTCCGGTGGACGGCCCGCCGATCAAGACCGACCCCGCCGACGGCGGCCCAGGTGGCGACGACGGCAAGCCGGGCGACGGCAAGCCCGACGACGACAAGAACCACGACGGCAAGCCCGACGAGGACGGCCGGGAGGTCCTGAAGGTCAAGCAGGGCGACAAGACGTTCGAGATGTCCGAGCCGGATCACGACGGCAAGATGGACATCAAGATCGGCGAGGGCTCCGGGCCCGTCAAGGACTTCAAGATCGACTGGTCCGACGACAAGTCCGCGCACGACGGCGGGGACGGTCAGCACGGCGACGAGGTCCACCACCCCGGTCCGGACGGCAAGATCCACCTCCGCGACGGCGACACGAAGATCACCGCCGAGCGTCCGGACGGGCCGAACGGGCCGACTGTCGTCACGGTCGACGACGGCAAGGGCAACCCGACGACCTACACCCTCGGCGAGGAGGACAAGCCGCACGGCACGCGTCCGGTCGACCATGGTCCGGAGATGCCCGGCGACAGCACCGGCCACCACGCGGGCGACGGTCCTGGCCAGCACCCCGGTGACCACAAGGGACCCGACGGTCCCGGGCACGGCGGTGCCTCGCCCAGCAGCCACCCCGTCGGGCGTCCGAGCGAAGGCGGCCCGGGCCCGGAAATCTCGCACACCGGCGACCCGCTCGGCGGGCATCCGGCAGGCGACCCGGCGCATCCGGCGGGAGACGGCCCCGGGCAGGGAGCGTCGCACGGCGGCGGACACCACGCGGGAGAACCGGTCCAGCCGCTGGACCACGGCGTTCCGAGCGGCGCGCCGGGCCATCCGATCCAGGGCGGTCCGGGACCAGAGGTTTCGCACACCGGCGTGCCTGCCGGTATCCCGAGTGCTCCGCTGCACGGCGGGCCCGTAGTCGGGGTCGACAGCACGCCCGTGTCCGGTACCCACACCGGCGGCGGGTTCTCGCAACCCGCGGGCGACCACTCCGGCGGGGGTCAGCCCGGTGGCGCCGGAATGCCCGGCATGGGCGCGATGGGCGGCGGACACGGCGGCGGTGGCGGCGGTGGCGAAACCGAGCGGCGCGCGGCGTACCGCGTGGAGGGCGCGGTCTTCGACAACCTCGCCGAACCCGCCAGCCGGATCACTGGTTCACTCGACGATGACGACGACGCGCCGATCATCCGGACCAGGTAG
- a CDS encoding protein kinase translates to MKLGSAVRGYEIVTRPSNANAGKCLWAFARKDGKEFFVKEFLEPKRPRPDSMGSVEDKKRRLAACRKFEQRHEKLSRILRADHPHAGNLVLAKDFFAEGTRYYKITDRIDPVDVAPADLAPRDRAILLHTLCESVALLHEHKIVHGDLRPENVLIHRPPRSDLHIAKLIDFDDSYVSGAPPKAGEVGGNPYYGAPEWLSYLRGERGVRSSQLTTAADIFALGLLIHTYVAGTPPEFPAEFESPAAAVLAGADLKLDPALPEDWAELLSGTMRDRPSARPAIDDVLSLLRAQHQPAARSRVRINLTGRVPAKGNR, encoded by the coding sequence GTGAAACTCGGCTCGGCGGTGCGGGGCTACGAGATCGTCACGCGCCCGTCGAACGCGAACGCCGGCAAATGCCTGTGGGCGTTCGCCCGCAAGGACGGCAAGGAATTCTTCGTCAAGGAGTTCCTCGAGCCCAAACGCCCGCGTCCGGACTCGATGGGCTCGGTCGAGGACAAGAAACGCCGCCTCGCCGCCTGCCGGAAATTCGAGCAACGGCACGAAAAACTGTCGCGGATCCTGCGCGCGGACCATCCGCACGCCGGAAATCTCGTGCTGGCGAAGGACTTTTTCGCCGAAGGGACGCGCTACTACAAGATCACCGACCGGATCGACCCGGTGGACGTGGCTCCCGCGGACCTGGCCCCGCGCGATCGCGCCATCCTGTTGCACACCCTCTGCGAGAGCGTCGCGCTGCTGCACGAGCACAAGATCGTCCACGGCGACCTCCGGCCGGAGAACGTGCTGATCCACCGGCCGCCGCGCAGCGATCTGCACATCGCGAAACTGATCGACTTCGACGATTCCTACGTTTCGGGCGCACCGCCGAAAGCCGGGGAGGTCGGCGGAAACCCGTACTACGGCGCGCCGGAATGGCTCAGCTATCTGCGCGGCGAGCGGGGCGTCCGGTCGTCCCAGCTCACCACCGCGGCGGATATTTTCGCGCTGGGACTGCTGATCCACACTTATGTGGCCGGCACCCCGCCCGAGTTCCCGGCGGAATTCGAATCCCCCGCCGCGGCGGTCCTCGCCGGCGCCGACCTGAAACTCGACCCGGCATTGCCGGAGGACTGGGCGGAATTGCTGTCCGGCACGATGCGGGACCGTCCGTCGGCCCGGCCCGCCATCGACGACGTGCTTTCCCTGCTGCGCGCGCAGCATCAGCCGGCCGCGCGCAGCCGGGTCCGGATCAACCTCACCGGCCGCGTTCCAGCGAAAGGAAACCGATGA
- a CDS encoding vWA domain-containing protein, which yields MSQQTATDLGYAVDIVLCIDTTASMQPILDNVKESALTFPGRLMQEMADKGRRIRSLRLKVVAFRDFGDRADDALAETEFLSVPAKVDEFERTVRALRPVGGGDEPESGLEALAVAMQSEWETGLDRRRHVIVLFTDAPAHRLGDPRQRGAAGYPSSIPGSLDELFSWWGHAQQRGARMENSAKRLLLFAPEAYPWEDIADDWNNTLFFPSTAGEGLEEWEMDQIIATIASSL from the coding sequence ATGAGCCAGCAAACCGCGACCGATCTCGGCTACGCCGTCGACATCGTGTTGTGCATCGACACCACGGCGAGCATGCAGCCGATCCTGGACAACGTGAAGGAGAGCGCGCTGACCTTCCCCGGCAGGCTCATGCAAGAGATGGCCGACAAGGGCAGGCGGATCCGCAGCCTGCGCTTGAAGGTCGTGGCGTTCCGCGATTTCGGGGACCGCGCCGACGACGCCTTGGCCGAGACCGAGTTCCTTTCCGTCCCCGCGAAGGTGGACGAGTTCGAACGCACCGTCCGCGCACTGCGTCCGGTCGGCGGCGGGGACGAACCCGAGTCCGGGCTGGAAGCGCTCGCCGTCGCGATGCAGTCCGAATGGGAGACCGGTCTCGACCGGCGGCGGCACGTGATCGTTCTCTTCACCGACGCGCCCGCGCACCGGCTCGGCGATCCGCGGCAACGCGGCGCGGCAGGCTACCCGTCCTCGATCCCGGGTTCGCTGGACGAGCTTTTCTCCTGGTGGGGCCACGCCCAGCAGCGCGGAGCACGCATGGAGAACTCGGCCAAACGGCTCCTGCTCTTCGCCCCCGAGGCCTATCCGTGGGAGGACATCGCCGACGACTGGAACAACACGCTCTTCTTCCCGTCCACCGCGGGCGAAGGGCTCGAGGAATGGGAAATGGACCAGATCATCGCGACGATCGCGAGCAGCCTTTGA